The following are encoded together in the Thermothelomyces thermophilus ATCC 42464 chromosome 3, complete sequence genome:
- a CDS encoding uncharacterized protein (Contains conserved domains SET[pfam00856], SET domains are protein lysine methyltransferase enzymes and zf-MYND[pfam01753].): VENEFKPSRREALHDNSELCKLNLERVVSAVSLEIRPSKIHNMGSGLFVSSEIGAGREIYHVLPMMHAVKPGNDNYCHHCLKDTGDMLGRPPQTVKAMPCARCKIARYCSKDVIGYALDMVTAMINHSCAPNAFVTLEGCQLRVRSLKPIAAGEEITVSYADPTLPVFNRQKFLKETYFFDCRCKGCENDDREQLGLAGTSKNILKLQEAQQQIMQIMAYTVQASQYPGSYPPDLQNLESVETKLRTITAAAVLRNEPYLEHVQPLPSVRRSLAMLYLEKGKPLPALRNALKGCLRKTDKGEPRWVNDMIDPVYTALLVAGSLPPDAPAFKDKAFPSALELRIVTLGFIIAVANEAVKVFGDDCEYATGIMDMATTMGAQKPPPNPGTAEFVAEFVPAQRKLLAWAGVSEEHAVSIPGM; this comes from the exons GTCGAAAACGAGTTCAAACCGTCGAGGCGCGAGGCGTTGCATGACAACTCGGAACTTTGCAAGCTGAATCTGGAGCGCGTTGTATCGGCGGTTTCCCTCGAGATTCGGCCGTCCAAGATACACAATATGGGCTCAGGTCTGTTTGTGAGCTCTGAGATTGGCGCCGGCCGCGAGATATACCACGTTCTCCCAATGATGCATGCAGTCAAGCCGGGCAATGATAACTACTGCCACCACTGTCTTAAGGATACGGGGGACATGCTGGGAAGGCCGCCACAGACCGTCAAGGCAATGCCCTGCGCACGGTGCAAAATTGCCAGATACTGCTCCAAG GACGTCATCGGATATGCTCTCGACATGGTAACAGCCATGATCAACCATTCTTGCGCACCTAACGCCTTTGTCACCCTCGAAGGCTGTCAACTACGGGTGCGATCGCTCAAACCCATCGCCGCGGGAGAGGAGATCACCGTGTCCTATGCCGATCCAACTCTGCCCGTGTTCAACCGACAAAAGTTTTTAAAGGAGACGTACTTCTTTGACTGTCGCT GCAAAGGTTGCGAAAATGATGACAGAGAGCAACTTGGGCTGGCCGGAACCAGCAAGAACATCTTAAAACTCCAGGAAGCTCAGCAACAGATTATGCAGATCATGGCCTACACGGTCCAAGCTTCTCAGTATCCTGGTTCCTACCCACCGGACCTTCAGAATCTCGAGTCAGTCGAGACAAAGCTCCGCACCATAACCGCCGCTGCGGTTCTTCGCAATGAGCCGTATCTGGAGCATGTGCAACCACTGCCCTCTGTTCGCCGTTCGCTCGCCATGCTCTACCTCGAGAAAGGAAAACCGCTCCCGGCCCTACGCAATGCTCTCAAAGGCTGTCTACGGAAGACTGACAAGGGTGAACCGCGCTGGGTAAATGACATGATTGACCCGGTTTACACCGCGCTCCTCGTCGCGGGTAGTCTGCCCCCGGATGCTCCCGCATTCAAGGATAAGGCTTTCCCCTCGGCGCTCGAGCTTCGGATTGTGACACTTGGTTTCATCATAGCCGTGGCGAACGAGGCAGTAAAGGTGTTTGGGGATGATTGCGAGTACGCGACAGGAATCATGGACATGGCGACGACCATGGGCGCACAGAAGCCACCTCCGAATCCGGGTACGGCGGAGTTCGTGGCCGAGTTCGTACCTGCGCAGCGGAAGCTACTGGCTTGGGCCGGGGTTTCGGAGGAGCATGCTGTCTCAATTCCAGGGATGTGA
- a CDS encoding glycoside hydrolase family 11 protein (CAZy_ID 267773) translates to MVSFKALVLGAVGALSFPFNVTELSEAHARGENVTELLMSRAGTPSQTGWHGGYYFSFWTDNGGTVNYWNGDNGRYGVQWQNCGNFVGGKGWNPGAARTINFSGSFNPSGNGYLAVYGWTQNPLIEYYIVESFGTYDPSSQAQVLGTFYQDGSNYKIAKTTRYNQPSIEGTSTFDQFWSVRENHRTSGSVNVGAHFARWQQAGLRLGTHNYQIMATEGYQSSGSSDITVW, encoded by the exons ATGGTCTCCTTCAAGGCCCTCGTTCTCGGCGCCGTTGGCGCCCTCTCCTTCCCTTTCAACGTCACCGAGCTGTCCGAGGCGCACGCCCGGGGCGAGAATGTGACCGAGCTCTTGATGTCTCGCGCCGGCACGCCGAGCCAGACCGGCTGGCACGGGGGCTACTACTTCTCCTTCTGGACCGACAACGGCGGCACCGTCAACTACTGGAACGGCGACAATGGCAGATACGGTGTCCAGTGGCAGAACTGCGGCAACTTTGTCGGCGGTAAGGGATG GAACCCCGGCGCGGCGCGGACCATCAACTTCAGCGGCTCCTTCAACCCGTCGGGCAACGGGTACCTGGCCGTGTACGGGTGGACGCAGAACCCGCTGATCGAGTACTACATCGTCGAGTCGTTCGGCACGTACGACCCGTCGTCGCAGGCCCAGGTCCTCGGCACCTTCTACCAGGACGGCAGCAACTACAAGATCGCCAAGACGACCCGCTACAACCAGCCCTCCATCGAGGGCACCAGCACCTTCGACCAGTTCTGGTCCGTCCGCGAGAACCACCGCACCAGCGGCAGCGTCAACGTCGGCGCCCACTTCGCCCGCTGGCAGCAGGCCGGCCTCCGCCTCGGCACCCACAACTACCAAATCATGGCCACCGAGGGCTACCAGAGCAGCGGCTCCTCCGATATCACCGTCTGGTAa